Sequence from the Candidatus Deferrimicrobium sp. genome:
GTATCCGGCGGATGGGCCGGAGCCCGCCGGGGAGGGGACGACCTCCATCGAGGATGTGTCCGGGGAAGGGATCGGGGAGCGACCGCTCCTCGCGATCCGCGGCCTCGCCTTCTCCCATGGGGGTGACGGGAGGGGGGATGCGCTCCGGGGCGTCTCCTTCTCCGTGCGGAAGGGGGAGGTGCTCGGGCTGGTGGGGCCGACCGGCGGCGGGAAGAGCACGCTCTTCTCCCTGCTCTCAGGACTCTACCCCGCACCGCCCGGAACGGTCTTCCTCGAAGAGCAGGACGCGTCGACGATCCCGCTTCCCGAACGGCGCCGCCGTTTCGCCGTGGTCTCCCAGGACCGTTCCTCTTCTCCGACTCCGTGCTCGAGAACGTTTGTTTCGGGTTGGAACGACCCGACCCGGAAGCCGCCAGGAAGGCGACCGCCCTCGCACGCTTCCTTGCCGATGTCGAGGAGATGCCGAACGGGTTCGACACCGTCGTGGGGGAGCGGGGGATCTCGCTCTCGGGGGGGCAGAAGCAGCGGGCCACGATCGCCCGTGCGCTCTGCGCCGGCGCACCGATCCTGCTGCTGGACGACGCCCTCTCCGCCGTGGACGCCGAGACGGAGCGGGAGATCTTCGAGGGGATCCTGTCCGAGAAGGGGGAGCGGACGGTCCTGTTCAGCACGCACCGGATGGCCTCCCTCTCCCGGTGCGACCGGATCCTCGTGCTGGCGGACGGCCGGATCGTCGAGGAGGGAACGCACGACGACCTTCTCTCCCTGCGCGGCGTCTATTTCGGTTTGTACTCCCGCCAGATGCTTGCCCGGGAGTTGGAGGAGTCGTCGTGAGGCAAGGGCCGGACGACTTCTTCGTGGACGATCGCGTCGATGCCCGTGGGATCGACCGGCGGCTCCTCGTGCGCATCCTGCGGTACGTTCTTCCCCACCGGTGTATCCTCGCGGGAGCGCTGGCGGCGCTTCTCTGCGGAACCGCCTGCCAGCTGGCGGGGCCGTACCTCATCAAGATCGTTATCGACCGGTACGTGACTACCGGTCATCTTTCCGGAATGGGGCGATGGGTCCTCCTGTACCTCGCGGCTCTCGTCGGCGCCATGGGGTTCGTCTACCTTCAGATGTACGCCGTGTCGGTCCTCGGGCAGCGGGTGATCCTCGCGCTGCGCCGGGATATGTTCGCGCGGATGCAGCGGCTCCCCGTCGTCTTCTTCGATCGCACGCCGACCGGGCGCCTCATGACGCGCCTGACCTCCGACGTCGAGGCGCTCCAGGAGCTCCTCTCCTCCGGCCTCGTATCGACGATCGGCGACGCCGCGGTGCTGGTGGGCACGGCCGCTATACTTCTCTGGATGGACCTGCGCCTCGCGCTCGTCACCTTCGCCGTCCTTCCCGTCCTCGTGTTGTTCGTCGAGCTGCTCAAAAAACGGATCCGCGAGGCGAACCGGGAGATGCGGCGGAAGCTCGCGCGGATGAACGCTTTCCTGCAGGAGCACGTGACGGGAGTGGCGGTGGTCAAGGCGTTCGGGATGGAGGGGAAGTCGGAGCGGCGGTTCGACGTCCTGAACGGGGAGTACGCCGCGGAAAGCGTGCGGCTCACCAACCTATACTCAGTCTACTTCCCGGGAGTGGAGATGCTCGCGTCGATCGCTGTGGCGCTGTTGCTGTGGCGCGCCGGCATCGGCCTTCTCTCGGGAGCGGTCACCTTCGGGACGCTCGTGGCGTTTCTCGAATACGCCCGAAGATTCTACGACCCGATCAAGGACATGAGCGACAAATATAACATCCTGCAGACCGCGCTGGCCGCCTCGGAGCGGATCTTCCGCCTCCTCGACGAGAAGATCTCCTCCGAATACGAGGAAGCCCCGCCCGAAACCGCGCTCGATGCCCGGCCGTTGCCGTCCCCTCAGGCTTCCGGGCCCGCCATCGCCGTTCCCGCGATCGAGTTCCGGGACGTATGGTTCTCCTACCCCCGGCCCGCGGGTGGGGGGATGGCCGGGGAGGAGGAAGGACCGCCTGTTCTGCGGGGGGTCACCTTCGCCCTGGAGGAAGGGCAAACCGGCGCGATTGTGGGGGCGACGGGGGCGGGGAAGACCACGGTCCTCTCCCTGCTGTGCCGCTTCTACGAGATCCGCCGCGGGAAGATCCTCCTCTTCGGGCGGGACATCCGCGAGATCCCGCGGGAAGAGCTGCGCGGGTCGCTCGCCCTCGTCCTCCAGGACACGTTCCTCTTCTCCGGGACGGTACGGGAGAACGTCGCCGCGGGGGGCGAGGCGGTCGGGGCCGCGCTGTCGGCGATCGGCGTGGAACGGTTTACCAGGGAATGGGGCGAGGGACTGGCGACGGACGTGGGGGAGCGAGGGGTGCGGCTGTCGACGGGCCAGCGCCAGATGGTGTCGTTCGCCCGCGCGCTGGCGCGGGAGCCGCGCGTCCTTCTGCTGGACGAGGCGACGTCGAGCGTCGATCCCGTGACGGAGGGCCGGATCCAGGAAGCGCTGGCGGGGATCCTCCCCGGGCGGACCGCCCTCGTCGTCGCCCACCGGCTGTCGACGGTCCTGTCCGCCGACCGGATCATCGTGATGCACAAGGGGAAAGTACGCGAGATGGGGATCCACGGAGAATTGATGGCCGCGGGGGGGATCTACCGGCGATTGTACGCCCTGCAGTTCGAGGAACCTCCCGCGAGGTAATCGGGTGGGACGGCCGCGCATGCAATTCTGCGCGTGGCGTTCTGTGCGTGGCGTTCTTGCCGTCGTTTCGAAATTTCATGTAGAACGTCGCGATGCGAAAACGACCGATCGCGTATATGCTTATCGTGCTGTGCCTTCCGTTTCTCGCTGCCTGTTCCCCGAAGAAGCCCCCCTCACCTGCGAAAAAAAAACGTCCGTGGAGAATTTGCCGATTGGACTGATCCCCGAGCAGAACATCTTCCGGCAGATGGAGCGCTACGAGCCCTTGGGGGAATACCTCTCCCGGAAAACCGGCACGAAAATCACGTTTAACGTCCTTCGCCGGTACGGGAACATCATCGACTCGTTCAATTCTTCCGGGCTGGACGGCGCATTTTTCGGCAGTTTCAGCTACACCTTGGCCCACGCGAAGATCGGTGTGGAAGTCCTGGCACAGCCGGTGGCTCTCGATAATACCTCCACCTATTACGGCATGATCTTTGTCAGGAAAGACAGCGGCATCCGGACCGTTCGCGACATGAAGGGGAAGCGGTTTGCATTCGTCGACAGGGCGACGACAGCCGGGTACCTTCTCCCGCTGGACTATTTCCATCATCACGGGATATCGGATTACAACCATTACCTGGGCGAAACTTATTTCACCGGAACGCACGAGGACGCCATCGAGGACGTGCTCAACATGAAGGCCGACATCGGCGCGGCGAAGAATACGGTGTTTCAACGACTTGCGAGCGAAGACCCCCGGATCATGAAAGAATTGGTGGTCCTGACCAGGTCACCCGCTGTGCCGGAAAACGCCATCGCCCTGCGAAAAGATATCGACGTGTCGGTGCGGAAGCTGCTGAAGGATTCGCTCCTGTCCATGCACCTGGATCCGGACGGGAAACGGGTACTGGAGCAGTTCGGCGCACTGAAATTCATCGAGACCACGGACAAGGACTACGACGTCGTCCGGGAATATGCGGATCACGCCCACCTGGATCTTTCCACCTACGAATATATGAATAACTGATAAAAGGGAGATCGCTATCGGGTTGGCGTTTTATCCGTCGCCTTCCTGTTGGTCAGCATGTACATCATCTGCATCATCCGCACCGCCTCGACCGGCCTGAACCGACTGATCACATTTCACTCCATTCGGGGTTTGACGACGATTAACGGTTGCCTGTCCGTGTTGAATTCCGAAGAGAATGAATGGAAAGCCCAGGGTTCCCGGTACGTTTCTGATGATATAGTAGGGGGAATCCAACCACGCCTTATCGGAGGTCCGCAACGTGAGCCAGACCACGGTGGTCGAGACGACTCTTTCCGGTTTGAAACTGCTGGGCCGCGGCAAGGTCCGCGACATCTACGAGGTCGACGGGAAACTGCTCCTTGTGGCCTCCGACCGGCTCTCCGCCTTCGACGTGGTGATGCCGGACGGGATCCCGGGGAAGGGGAAGGTGCTGACACAGATTTCCGCGTTCTGGTTCCGCATGCTTTCCGACATCATCCCCAACCACATGATCTCCATCGACGTCGACACCTTCCCGGCGGCGGCCAGGGCCCACGCCGAAACGCTGCGGGGCCGGGCGATGCTGTGCCGGAAGGCGAAGCCGTTCCCGATCGAATGCGTCGTCCGCGGGTACCTCTCAGGATCGGGGTGGGCGGAGTACCGGGAGAAGGGCGAGGTGTGCGGTATCCCGCTGCCGAAGGGGCTGCGCGAGTCGGACCGCCTCCCGGAGCCGATCTTCACCCCCGCCACCAAGGAGGAGAAGGGGCACCACGACGAGAACATCTCCTTCGACCGGATGGTGCGCGTCGTGGGGAAGGAGACGGCGGAGAAGGTGCGCTCGATCGTCGTCGCCCTCTACAGCAAG
This genomic interval carries:
- a CDS encoding ABC transporter ATP-binding protein, with translation MRQGPDDFFVDDRVDARGIDRRLLVRILRYVLPHRCILAGALAALLCGTACQLAGPYLIKIVIDRYVTTGHLSGMGRWVLLYLAALVGAMGFVYLQMYAVSVLGQRVILALRRDMFARMQRLPVVFFDRTPTGRLMTRLTSDVEALQELLSSGLVSTIGDAAVLVGTAAILLWMDLRLALVTFAVLPVLVLFVELLKKRIREANREMRRKLARMNAFLQEHVTGVAVVKAFGMEGKSERRFDVLNGEYAAESVRLTNLYSVYFPGVEMLASIAVALLLWRAGIGLLSGAVTFGTLVAFLEYARRFYDPIKDMSDKYNILQTALAASERIFRLLDEKISSEYEEAPPETALDARPLPSPQASGPAIAVPAIEFRDVWFSYPRPAGGGMAGEEEGPPVLRGVTFALEEGQTGAIVGATGAGKTTVLSLLCRFYEIRRGKILLFGRDIREIPREELRGSLALVLQDTFLFSGTVRENVAAGGEAVGAALSAIGVERFTREWGEGLATDVGERGVRLSTGQRQMVSFARALAREPRVLLLDEATSSVDPVTEGRIQEALAGILPGRTALVVAHRLSTVLSADRIIVMHKGKVREMGIHGELMAAGGIYRRLYALQFEEPPAR
- a CDS encoding ATP-binding cassette domain-containing protein encodes the protein MLENVCFGLERPDPEAARKATALARFLADVEEMPNGFDTVVGERGISLSGGQKQRATIARALCAGAPILLLDDALSAVDAETEREIFEGILSEKGERTVLFSTHRMASLSRCDRILVLADGRIVEEGTHDDLLSLRGVYFGLYSRQMLARELEESS
- a CDS encoding phosphoribosylaminoimidazolesuccinocarboxamide synthase, which codes for MSQTTVVETTLSGLKLLGRGKVRDIYEVDGKLLLVASDRLSAFDVVMPDGIPGKGKVLTQISAFWFRMLSDIIPNHMISIDVDTFPAAARAHAETLRGRAMLCRKAKPFPIECVVRGYLSGSGWAEYREKGEVCGIPLPKGLRESDRLPEPIFTPATKEEKGHHDENISFDRMVRVVGKETAEKVRSIVVALYSKAAAYAKGKGILIADTKFELGIADGELILIDEALTPDSSRFWPAAGYEPGGPQKSFDKQFVRDYLLTLPWNKTAPGPRLPAEVVEKTALKYREALTILTGKDIE
- a CDS encoding phosphate/phosphite/phosphonate ABC transporter substrate-binding protein; protein product: MQFCAWRSVRGVLAVVSKFHVERRDAKTTDRVYAYRAVPSVSRCLFPEEAPLTCEKKTSVENLPIGLIPEQNIFRQMERYEPLGEYLSRKTGTKITFNVLRRYGNIIDSFNSSGLDGAFFGSFSYTLAHAKIGVEVLAQPVALDNTSTYYGMIFVRKDSGIRTVRDMKGKRFAFVDRATTAGYLLPLDYFHHHGISDYNHYLGETYFTGTHEDAIEDVLNMKADIGAAKNTVFQRLASEDPRIMKELVVLTRSPAVPENAIALRKDIDVSVRKLLKDSLLSMHLDPDGKRVLEQFGALKFIETTDKDYDVVREYADHAHLDLSTYEYMNN